From Pararhodobacter zhoushanensis, the proteins below share one genomic window:
- a CDS encoding response regulator translates to MRIMIVENKHHSASDMAREIRACGESVVGPFPSLTQAARHLSQADAAILDIWIGADQCFEMADLLALAGIPFIFVSGLKKVTLPQRHTHIELYSKPIGVPALLNALRTEFLTSLSHSLERSGAEPAKTLVRDLLASARQRISDTTAAERIVESVLHRALADIETRRRDRMAFWLHDLLDQEIRNDYPRHLN, encoded by the coding sequence GTGCGGATCATGATCGTGGAAAACAAGCACCACAGTGCCAGCGATATGGCGCGCGAGATCCGGGCGTGCGGTGAAAGCGTCGTCGGGCCGTTTCCGTCCCTGACCCAAGCTGCCCGCCATCTATCGCAGGCGGATGCCGCTATTCTGGATATCTGGATCGGGGCCGATCAATGTTTTGAGATGGCCGATCTGCTGGCCTTGGCCGGTATTCCCTTCATCTTTGTGTCAGGCTTGAAAAAAGTGACACTGCCGCAACGCCATACCCATATCGAGCTGTATTCAAAGCCGATCGGCGTTCCGGCGTTGCTGAACGCGCTGCGCACCGAATTCCTGACCTCGCTGTCGCATAGCCTTGAAAGATCCGGCGCTGAACCCGCTAAAACCCTGGTGCGCGACCTGCTCGCCAGCGCCCGGCAGCGGATCAGCGACACCACGGCGGCAGAGCGGATCGTCGAATCCGTCCTGCATCGCGCGCTGGCCGATATCGAGACCCGTCGCCGCGACCGGATGGCATTCTGGCTGCACGATTTGCTGGATCAGGAAATCCGCAACGATTACCCGCGCCATCTGAACTGA
- a CDS encoding PRC-barrel domain-containing protein, with product MATHNATLVAASDVTGTAVYGADDSKVGSIDRVMIDKVSGKVAYAIMSFGGILGIGGSERPVPWNTLTYDTGLGGFRTNITEQQLNDAPTPAREWHGDRAWEENTHRAYGIAPYWI from the coding sequence ATGGCTACGCACAACGCGACTCTCGTTGCCGCCTCGGACGTCACCGGCACGGCTGTCTATGGCGCAGACGACAGCAAGGTGGGCAGCATCGACCGGGTGATGATTGACAAGGTATCCGGCAAGGTCGCCTACGCGATCATGTCCTTTGGCGGCATTCTGGGCATCGGCGGCTCGGAACGCCCCGTGCCGTGGAACACGCTGACCTATGACACCGGGCTTGGCGGGTTTCGCACCAACATCACCGAGCAGCAGTTGAACGATGCACCGACGCCCGCCCGCGAATGGCACGGTGACCGTGCGTGGGAAGAAAACACCCACCGCGCCTACGGGATCGCCCCGTACTGGATCTGA
- a CDS encoding catalase — translation MTDEPLYRPTSDSQTGTDTVDHPVQRGDGVELHQRPDGDTPRLTTAQGVPVADDQNSLKAGARGPTLMEDFHFREKIFHFDHERIPERVVHARGYGAHGYLEVTEAIPELTAASLFQKKGNRVPAFVRFSTVAGNKGSADLARDVRGFAVKLYTDEGNWDIVGNNIPVFFIQDALKFPDLIHSVKAAPDRGFPQAQSAHDNFWDFISLMPEAMHMVMWTMSDRAIPRSFRFMEGFGVHTFRFVNAEGQGCFVKFHWKPKQGLQSVVWDEAVKIMGADPDFHRRDLWQAIQNGDFPEWELGVQVFDDAFADDFEFDVLDATKLIPEEQVPVRIVARLVLDRMVDNFFAETEQVAFCTQNIVRGIDFTNDPLLQGRNFSYLDTQIKRLGGPNFTHIPINAPKCPFHHFQQDGHMAMHNPKGRANYEPNSWAQGGPRADPDAGFRSLAEPMAGDKRRVRAEDFADHYSQARQFYRSQTAVEQEHIASALTFELSKVETPEIRERVVSHLPNIDTDLAKAVAKGLGLTKMPKAQKPAKEPIDLPVSDKLSIHKNQRANFKGRKLGLLVSDGADAALVEALTKPVKAAGGLVEVVAPVIAGVTLSDGTLLAAQQKVDGGPSVLYDAVAVVVTAKGATQFAAMHPAKAFVADAYAHAKFIAYSPEAETLFDAAGVPQRGDGMVSLDAADEAKAFLDACKALRFWDRVA, via the coding sequence ATGACCGACGAACCGCTCTATCGCCCGACCAGCGACAGCCAGACCGGCACCGATACCGTGGACCATCCGGTCCAGCGCGGCGACGGCGTTGAGCTGCATCAGCGCCCCGACGGTGACACGCCCCGCCTGACCACCGCGCAGGGGGTTCCGGTTGCCGATGACCAGAACAGCCTGAAAGCCGGGGCGCGCGGGCCGACGCTGATGGAAGATTTCCATTTCCGCGAAAAGATCTTTCACTTCGACCACGAGCGCATCCCCGAGCGCGTGGTCCATGCCCGTGGCTATGGCGCGCACGGCTATCTTGAAGTGACCGAGGCAATCCCCGAGCTGACCGCCGCAAGCCTGTTTCAGAAGAAAGGCAACCGCGTTCCCGCTTTCGTGCGGTTCTCGACCGTGGCGGGCAACAAGGGCTCGGCCGATCTGGCCCGCGACGTGCGCGGCTTTGCGGTCAAGCTTTACACCGATGAGGGCAACTGGGACATCGTCGGCAACAACATCCCGGTGTTCTTCATTCAGGACGCGCTGAAATTCCCCGACCTGATCCATTCGGTCAAGGCGGCCCCCGACCGGGGCTTTCCACAGGCGCAATCGGCGCATGACAATTTCTGGGACTTCATCTCGTTGATGCCCGAAGCGATGCACATGGTGATGTGGACGATGTCCGACCGCGCCATCCCCCGCTCGTTCCGGTTCATGGAGGGGTTTGGCGTCCACACTTTCCGTTTCGTCAACGCCGAGGGTCAGGGCTGTTTCGTCAAGTTCCACTGGAAGCCCAAGCAGGGCCTGCAATCGGTCGTCTGGGACGAGGCGGTCAAGATCATGGGGGCCGATCCCGACTTCCACCGCCGCGATCTGTGGCAGGCCATTCAGAACGGCGATTTTCCCGAATGGGAACTGGGGGTGCAGGTTTTTGACGACGCCTTCGCCGATGACTTCGAATTCGACGTGCTGGACGCGACCAAGCTGATCCCCGAAGAACAGGTGCCGGTGCGCATCGTCGCGCGGCTGGTGCTGGACCGCATGGTCGACAACTTCTTTGCCGAGACCGAGCAGGTCGCCTTTTGCACCCAGAACATCGTGCGCGGCATTGATTTCACCAATGACCCGCTGCTGCAGGGCCGCAACTTCAGCTATCTGGACACGCAGATCAAACGGCTGGGCGGGCCGAACTTCACCCATATCCCGATCAACGCGCCGAAATGCCCGTTCCACCATTTCCAGCAAGACGGCCACATGGCGATGCATAACCCCAAGGGTCGCGCCAATTACGAGCCGAACTCATGGGCGCAAGGCGGGCCGCGCGCCGATCCCGACGCCGGTTTCCGCTCATTGGCAGAGCCGATGGCGGGCGACAAGCGGCGGGTGCGGGCCGAGGATTTCGCCGATCACTACAGTCAGGCGCGGCAGTTCTACCGCAGCCAGACCGCTGTCGAGCAAGAGCATATCGCGTCGGCCCTGACCTTCGAGCTGTCGAAAGTCGAAACGCCCGAGATCCGCGAGCGGGTGGTGTCGCATCTGCCCAATATCGACACCGATCTGGCGAAGGCGGTGGCCAAGGGTCTGGGGCTGACCAAGATGCCCAAGGCGCAGAAACCGGCCAAGGAGCCGATCGACCTGCCGGTTTCCGACAAGCTGTCGATCCACAAGAACCAGCGCGCCAACTTCAAGGGCCGCAAGCTGGGGCTGCTGGTCAGTGACGGGGCCGATGCCGCGCTGGTCGAGGCGCTGACCAAACCGGTCAAGGCTGCGGGCGGTCTGGTCGAGGTGGTCGCGCCGGTGATCGCCGGGGTCACGCTGTCCGATGGCACCCTACTGGCGGCGCAACAGAAGGTCGATGGCGGGCCGTCGGTTCTCTATGACGCGGTGGCTGTGGTGGTCACGGCAAAGGGTGCCACGCAGTTTGCCGCGATGCATCCGGCGAAAGCCTTTGTCGCGGATGCCTATGCGCATGCCAAGTTCATCGCCTATTCACCCGAGGCCGAGACGCTGTTCGATGCCGCCGGCGTCCCGCAGCGCGGCGACGGCATGGTGTCGCTGGACGCAGCGGACGAGGCCAAGGCGTTCCTTGACGCCTGCAAGGCGCTGCGGTTCTGGGATCGCGTGGCCTGA
- a CDS encoding PRC-barrel domain-containing protein has translation MAEHSSTLVSASDVTGATVYGPDESKIGSIDRVMIDKTTGKVAYAIMSFGAILVGLGGQERPVPWGALRYDPSLGGFRTDVTQQQLADAPETKERWQNDRDWEERTHLSFGLAPYWA, from the coding sequence ATGGCAGAGCATTCGTCGACTCTGGTTTCGGCCAGCGATGTGACCGGAGCCACGGTTTATGGCCCCGACGAAAGCAAAATCGGGTCGATTGACCGGGTGATGATCGACAAGACGACCGGCAAGGTCGCCTATGCGATCATGAGTTTCGGGGCCATTCTGGTCGGACTTGGCGGACAGGAACGCCCGGTGCCCTGGGGTGCCCTGCGCTATGACCCGTCGCTCGGCGGGTTTCGCACCGATGTCACCCAGCAACAGTTGGCCGACGCGCCCGAGACCAAGGAGCGCTGGCAGAATGACCGCGACTGGGAGGAACGCACGCATCTCAGCTTCGGGCTTGCGCCCTACTGGGCCTGA
- a CDS encoding DNA topoisomerase IB, with amino-acid sequence MASRRAALVYYPDDQPGIRRQRRGRGFSYYAPDGMLIRDPAERARIAALAVPPAYTSVWISPQPQGHLLATGRDAKGRKQYRYHPEWAEHRAQKKYDSLATFGRCLPRLRARIAAGLCAPAGSRDLALAAVLALLDRAALRIGSADYARENGTHGATTLLAKHIRFDATGITLHFPAKRGTPVTCHLHGPRLQRALHKVQDLPGADLIAWSDGDGVAHPLRSDEVNAVLAEICGAGTSAKTFRTWNGTMAAFAVAAQDGPLTIHDMATAAAERLSNTPAIARKSYIHPQVIALAQLKDAERARLLRRLHPPPLHRLRTHEGALIALLDTAT; translated from the coding sequence ATGGCGTCCCGGCGGGCCGCGCTGGTGTACTACCCTGACGACCAGCCCGGTATCCGCCGACAGCGCCGGGGTCGCGGGTTCAGCTATTACGCCCCGGATGGCATGCTTATCCGCGATCCGGCCGAGCGCGCGCGCATCGCGGCGCTGGCAGTGCCGCCTGCCTATACCTCGGTCTGGATCAGCCCCCAACCACAGGGGCATCTGCTTGCCACCGGACGTGACGCCAAGGGACGCAAACAATACCGCTATCACCCGGAATGGGCCGAACACCGGGCCCAGAAGAAATACGACAGCCTCGCCACCTTCGGGCGCTGCCTGCCGCGTTTGCGCGCGCGCATCGCGGCGGGTCTTTGCGCGCCTGCCGGGTCGAGGGATCTGGCACTTGCGGCGGTGCTGGCGCTGCTGGACCGCGCCGCGCTGCGCATCGGAAGCGCGGATTACGCCCGCGAGAATGGCACCCATGGTGCCACGACCCTGCTGGCGAAACACATCCGCTTCGATGCCACCGGCATCACGCTGCATTTCCCGGCCAAGCGCGGCACGCCGGTGACGTGCCATCTGCACGGGCCACGGCTGCAACGCGCGCTGCACAAGGTTCAGGACCTGCCGGGCGCTGACCTGATCGCGTGGTCTGACGGCGACGGTGTCGCGCACCCGCTGCGCTCGGACGAGGTGAACGCGGTGCTGGCGGAAATCTGCGGTGCGGGAACCAGCGCCAAGACCTTTCGCACCTGGAACGGCACGATGGCCGCTTTCGCCGTCGCGGCGCAGGACGGCCCGCTGACCATCCACGACATGGCGACGGCGGCAGCCGAACGGCTGAGCAATACCCCGGCCATCGCGCGGAAAAGTTATATACATCCGCAGGTTATCGCTCTGGCCCAGCTGAAAGATGCCGAACGCGCCCGGCTGTTGCGCAGGCTGCACCCCCCGCCGCTGCACCGGCTTCGCACCCATGAAGGTGCGCTGATCGCCCTGCTCGACACGGCGACTTGA
- a CDS encoding PRC-barrel domain-containing protein: protein MKKLLLTTAVAAILVAPAYAQTTTQPVGDATQQPAEQMTGSAATDLTAQASSLNAQASSNITMMGGGEVSADELIGHRVHAPDPEATESSDLTVGIADAPDGWEDIGEIGDVIVDGSGGVSAVVIDAGGFLGMGEHHVRIPYSDLQFVADSDDEDDYYVVYTGNRDLLQDADEYDPATEETGMMSLRDHSAMSDDAAGGTGAMTTMPAETTMPSDADTNTTTDPAAMDDMERPDRDGLMAVDVATITADDVQGARVYGTEQDWIGDVNDVVLGDDGRVSQVVLDIGGWLGIGEHQVALGFDQVDLRRDGDGGAVYAYVDFTKEELEAMPEWEAQ from the coding sequence ATGAAGAAGCTGCTCCTCACGACGGCCGTGGCCGCAATTCTCGTCGCCCCGGCTTATGCCCAAACCACGACCCAGCCGGTCGGTGACGCCACCCAGCAACCCGCTGAACAGATGACCGGCAGCGCTGCGACCGATCTGACCGCGCAGGCCAGCAGCCTGAACGCGCAGGCCAGCAGCAACATCACCATGATGGGCGGCGGCGAAGTCAGTGCCGATGAACTGATCGGTCACCGGGTGCACGCCCCTGACCCTGAAGCGACCGAAAGCTCGGATCTCACGGTCGGCATCGCGGATGCGCCCGACGGCTGGGAAGACATCGGTGAGATCGGTGACGTGATCGTCGACGGCTCGGGCGGTGTCAGCGCGGTCGTGATCGACGCGGGCGGGTTCCTGGGCATGGGTGAGCACCACGTGCGCATCCCCTACAGCGACCTTCAGTTCGTGGCCGACAGCGACGACGAAGATGACTACTATGTCGTTTACACCGGCAACCGTGACCTGCTCCAAGACGCGGATGAATACGATCCCGCGACCGAAGAGACCGGCATGATGTCGCTGCGTGACCACTCGGCCATGTCTGATGACGCGGCAGGTGGCACCGGTGCGATGACCACGATGCCGGCCGAAACCACGATGCCGAGCGATGCCGACACCAACACCACGACCGACCCTGCCGCGATGGACGATATGGAGCGTCCTGACCGCGACGGTCTGATGGCTGTCGATGTCGCGACGATCACCGCGGACGATGTTCAGGGTGCGCGCGTCTATGGCACCGAACAGGACTGGATCGGTGACGTGAACGACGTGGTGCTGGGCGATGACGGTCGTGTCTCGCAGGTCGTGCTGGATATCGGCGGCTGGTTGGGCATCGGCGAGCATCAGGTTGCGCTTGGTTTCGACCAGGTTGACCTGCGCCGCGACGGCGACGGTGGTGCTGTCTACGCCTATGTGGACTTCACCAAGGAAGAACTGGAAGCGATGCCCGAGTGGGAAGCGCAGTAA
- a CDS encoding acyl-CoA dehydrogenase yields MTSIRARILTKPIHRWAMKVLPQLSETESEALEAGEVWWEAELFSGNPDWAQLHNVKRPVLSDEEQAFLDGPCRELCAMIDDWSINQLDADLPAPVWDFLRQNRFFGMIIAKDYGGLGFSAYAHSEVIRLISTRSIAAAVTVMVPNSLGPGELLHMFGTQEQKDTWLPKLARGDALPAFGLTSAEAGSDASAMVDEGVVEKGLWQGKEVLGIRLNWSKRYITLAPVCTVLGLAFQLRDPDGHLGGEADIGITCALVPTDLPGVETGRRHIPSDTMFMNGPTTGTDVFIPLDHIIGGTDYAGRGWMMLMSALAAGRGISLPSMSCAAIALCAHTSGAYARIREQFGLPIGKFGGIQERLGRLAADAYALDAARRLTCAGLDEGRSLSVISAIMKAHATFRMRSAIDDALDVHSGKAVIDGPSNYLLPLHRAVPIGITVEGANIVTRSLIIFGQGAIRAHPHLLDEMNALAIKDHDESLAAFDTSFWAHVGHTTRTVFRALGRGWSGGRIGPAPDAGPVTDIYRQLSRWSAAYALTADMAFLTMGGALKRKEMISGRMGDILSEMYILSATLKRWQDEGQQVADLPVVRYCAERSFAKIRQSLNEVLANFPSRFAAGLLRVITVPGGNAAGPGDALSEDCADLIYEASAARDRILGQTPGGVARNGVKVLDDCYAMVTRCAPLMKRLREAGQDPDAGLKAGTITQGDRDTIAQMQALVAKVVAVDDFTPEALSTLYPRLDTSEPQREAAE; encoded by the coding sequence ATGACGAGTATTCGCGCGCGCATTCTAACCAAGCCGATCCATCGCTGGGCGATGAAGGTCCTTCCCCAACTTTCCGAGACCGAAAGCGAGGCGTTGGAGGCCGGCGAGGTGTGGTGGGAGGCCGAGCTGTTCTCAGGCAACCCGGACTGGGCGCAGCTGCACAACGTCAAGCGTCCGGTGCTGAGCGATGAGGAACAGGCGTTCCTTGATGGGCCTTGCCGCGAGCTGTGCGCGATGATCGACGACTGGTCGATCAATCAGCTCGACGCCGACCTGCCCGCCCCTGTCTGGGACTTCCTGCGCCAGAACCGGTTCTTTGGCATGATCATTGCCAAGGACTACGGCGGTCTGGGGTTTTCAGCCTATGCGCATTCCGAAGTGATCCGTCTGATCTCGACCCGCTCGATCGCGGCGGCAGTGACGGTGATGGTGCCCAATTCGCTGGGACCGGGCGAGCTGCTGCACATGTTCGGCACGCAAGAGCAAAAGGACACATGGTTGCCGAAACTGGCACGCGGTGACGCGCTGCCCGCCTTTGGGCTGACCAGCGCCGAGGCGGGTTCGGATGCCAGCGCGATGGTGGATGAAGGCGTCGTTGAAAAGGGGCTGTGGCAGGGCAAGGAGGTTCTGGGCATCCGCCTGAACTGGTCCAAACGCTATATCACCCTTGCGCCGGTCTGCACGGTGCTGGGCCTTGCGTTCCAGCTGCGCGACCCCGACGGGCATCTGGGCGGCGAGGCCGATATCGGCATCACCTGCGCGCTGGTGCCGACCGATCTGCCGGGCGTCGAAACCGGCCGCCGTCACATCCCGTCGGACACGATGTTCATGAACGGGCCGACGACCGGCACCGATGTGTTCATCCCGCTCGATCATATCATCGGCGGCACCGATTATGCCGGGCGCGGCTGGATGATGCTGATGAGCGCGCTGGCCGCCGGTCGCGGGATCTCGCTGCCGTCGATGTCCTGTGCGGCGATTGCGCTCTGCGCCCATACCTCGGGGGCTTATGCGCGTATCCGCGAGCAATTCGGCCTGCCGATTGGCAAATTCGGTGGCATCCAGGAGCGGCTGGGCCGCTTGGCCGCCGATGCCTACGCGCTGGACGCCGCGCGTCGGCTGACCTGTGCGGGGCTGGATGAGGGACGCTCGCTGTCGGTCATCTCGGCCATCATGAAGGCCCATGCGACGTTCCGCATGCGCTCGGCCATCGACGACGCGCTGGATGTGCATTCGGGCAAGGCGGTGATCGACGGGCCGTCGAATTACCTGCTGCCGCTGCACCGTGCGGTGCCCATCGGCATCACGGTCGAGGGCGCCAATATCGTGACCCGCTCGCTGATCATCTTCGGGCAGGGCGCGATCCGGGCGCATCCGCATTTGCTGGACGAGATGAACGCGCTGGCGATCAAGGATCACGACGAGAGCCTTGCCGCGTTCGACACATCGTTCTGGGCGCATGTCGGCCATACCACGCGCACCGTGTTCCGGGCGCTGGGGCGCGGCTGGAGCGGTGGGCGGATCGGCCCTGCCCCCGATGCCGGGCCCGTCACCGACATCTACCGCCAGCTGTCGCGCTGGTCTGCCGCCTATGCGCTGACCGCCGATATGGCGTTCCTGACCATGGGCGGCGCGCTCAAGCGCAAAGAGATGATCTCGGGGCGGATGGGTGACATTCTGTCCGAGATGTACATCCTGAGCGCCACGCTGAAACGCTGGCAGGATGAAGGCCAGCAAGTCGCCGATCTGCCAGTCGTGCGCTATTGCGCCGAGCGCAGTTTCGCCAAGATCCGCCAGTCGCTGAACGAAGTGCTGGCCAACTTCCCCAGCCGCTTTGCCGCTGGTCTTTTGCGCGTGATCACCGTGCCGGGTGGCAATGCCGCCGGGCCGGGCGATGCGCTGTCCGAGGACTGCGCCGATCTGATCTACGAGGCCTCTGCCGCGCGCGACCGTATCCTGGGGCAGACGCCCGGCGGCGTGGCGCGCAACGGGGTGAAGGTGCTCGACGATTGCTACGCCATGGTCACCCGTTGCGCCCCGCTGATGAAGCGGCTGCGTGAGGCTGGGCAAGACCCCGATGCCGGGCTCAAAGCCGGGACCATCACGCAGGGTGACCGCGACACCATCGCGCAGATGCAGGCGCTGGTCGCCAAGGTGGTCGCGGTGGACGACTTCACGCCCGAGGCGTTGAGCACGCTCTATCCCCGTCTCGATACCAGTGAACCCCAGCGCGAGGCCGCAGAATGA
- a CDS encoding acetyl-CoA C-acetyltransferase, whose protein sequence is MSRPVYLVDGARTPFLKARGTPGPFTPVDLAVQCGRPLLARQPFDRRVFDLVILGCVNVIQDEMNPARVAALRLGLGAEMVAFTVQINCGSGMQSIDTAYRYIRDGSHEMILAGGAEALSHAPLVLRQSAAEWFGGMAQAKGIAAQAKMLTDLRPEFFKPVVGLERGLTDPITHLNMGQTAEVLAHRFGIDRQTADAYAMQSHHRLARAQSEGWLDSEVMPAFADEGTAYDHGDGVRPDSDMAGLAKPKPAFERPYGKVTAGNASQITDGASWVIVASEAAVEKHGLTPLARIVDSEWAALDPSVMGLGPVLASTPIAQRQGLSLSDIDLWELNEAFAAQVLSCVEAWADEGFCRAVLGLEGAFGRIDAERLNIDGGAISLGHPVGASGNRIVLHLANAIKRLGKTRGIATECIGGGLGGAMMLEVA, encoded by the coding sequence ATGAGCCGTCCTGTCTATCTGGTTGATGGCGCGCGCACGCCGTTCCTCAAGGCGCGTGGCACGCCCGGCCCCTTCACGCCGGTGGACCTTGCCGTGCAATGCGGTCGCCCGCTGCTGGCGCGGCAACCCTTTGACCGGCGCGTCTTTGATCTGGTCATTCTGGGCTGCGTCAATGTCATTCAGGATGAGATGAACCCGGCGCGTGTGGCCGCGCTGCGGCTTGGACTGGGGGCCGAGATGGTTGCCTTTACCGTGCAGATCAATTGCGGATCCGGCATGCAATCCATCGATACCGCCTACCGCTATATCCGCGATGGCAGCCATGAGATGATCCTTGCCGGCGGGGCTGAAGCGCTCAGCCACGCGCCGCTGGTGCTGCGCCAGTCCGCTGCCGAATGGTTCGGCGGCATGGCGCAGGCCAAGGGGATTGCGGCGCAGGCCAAGATGCTGACCGACCTCAGGCCCGAGTTCTTCAAGCCGGTCGTCGGGCTGGAACGTGGGTTGACCGACCCGATCACCCATCTGAACATGGGCCAGACGGCCGAGGTACTGGCCCACCGCTTCGGCATCGACCGCCAGACCGCCGATGCCTATGCAATGCAAAGCCACCACCGGCTTGCGCGGGCGCAGAGCGAAGGCTGGCTGGACAGCGAAGTCATGCCCGCCTTTGCCGACGAGGGCACGGCCTATGACCATGGCGACGGCGTGCGCCCCGACAGCGACATGGCCGGGCTGGCCAAGCCGAAACCGGCATTCGAGCGCCCCTATGGCAAGGTGACGGCGGGCAATGCCAGCCAGATCACCGATGGAGCATCCTGGGTGATTGTCGCGTCCGAGGCGGCGGTGGAGAAGCACGGCCTTACACCGCTGGCGCGGATTGTTGACAGCGAATGGGCGGCGCTCGACCCGTCGGTGATGGGTCTGGGGCCGGTGCTGGCCTCGACCCCCATCGCGCAGCGGCAGGGGCTGAGCCTGTCGGACATCGACCTGTGGGAACTGAACGAGGCCTTTGCCGCGCAGGTGTTGTCTTGCGTCGAGGCTTGGGCGGACGAAGGGTTCTGCCGCGCGGTTCTGGGGCTTGAGGGTGCCTTCGGTCGCATCGACGCCGAGCGGTTGAACATCGACGGCGGCGCGATTTCGCTGGGCCATCCGGTCGGAGCCAGTGGCAACCGCATCGTGCTGCATCTGGCCAACGCCATTAAACGGCTGGGAAAAACCCGTGGCATTGCCACCGAATGCATCGGTGGTGGTCTGGGCGGTGCAATGATGCTGGAGGTGGCGTGA